In Bacteroides cellulosilyticus, the genomic stretch GTGTCAATATCGGGGTAGTCGATAAAATCCTGCTGAACTTCCAGCGTACCGCCGGGCTGTTCTCCAATATCCTATATACCAAACTTTTTTCAGTGGTATTCCTTGCACTTTCCTGTTTGGGAACAAAGGGAGTGAAAGAGGAAAAAATCACATGGAACAAGATTTATGTTTTCCTGACAATCGGTTTTATCCTGTTCTTCCTGAACTGGTGGTTATTGGTTTTACCGTTGCCACTGGCGGCAAACACGGCATTGTATATCTTTACCATGACAGCCGGGTATCTTTCGTTATTGGCAGCCGGAGTATGGATTTCCCGCCTGTTGAAAAATAGCCTGATGGATGATGTGTTTAATTTGGAAAATGAAAGTTTCGCACAGGAAACACGCCTGATAGAAAACGAATATTCCGTAAATCTTCGTTCTCGTTTCTACTATAAAAAGAAGTGGAACGATGGATGGATAAACGTTGTAGCAATTTTTCGTGCGTGCATCGTTGTTGGAAATCCGGGCAGTGGGAAGTCTTTTTGTGTCGTAAACCAATTTATCAAACAGCAAATAGAAAAGGGCTTCGCAATGTATCTGTATGACTATAAATTTCCCGACCTTTCGGAGATAGCCTACAATCATTTGCTTAACCATTCGGACGGGTACAAGGTGAAGCCCAAATTTTACATAATCAATTTTGATGACCCACGTAAGAGCCACCGATGTAACCCGATAAATCCGGCATTTATGACGGACATATCAGACGCATACGAAGCCAGTTATACAATCATGTTAAATTTGAACCGCAGTTGGATAACCAAACAGGGGGATTTCTTTGTAGAAAGTCCTATTATCTTACTGGCTTCTATCATTTGGTTTTTGAAAATCTATCAGGGTGGGAAGTATTGTACATTCCCGCACGCCATTGAATTTCTGAACAAGAAATATGCCGACACGTTTACAATTTTAACCAGTTATCCCGAACTGGAAAACTACCTTTCACCGTTCATGGACGCATGGGAATCCAATGCGCAAGACCAGCTTCAAGGGCAGCTTGCAAGTGCTAAAATCCCACTTTCAAGAATGATTTCACCTGCCCTGTATTGGGTAATGACAGGGGATGATTTTTCACTGGATATAAACAATCCGGAAGAACCTAAAATTTTGGTGGTAGGCAATAATCCCGACCGCCAAAATATCTATTCCTGTGCTTTGGGTTTGTATAATTCCCGTATCGTAAAGCTGATAAACAAGAAGCACCAGCTAAAATGTTCTGTAATCATTGATGAATTACCGACCATCTATTTTCGGGGACTGGATAACCTGATAGCAACGGCACGAAGCAACAAGGTAGCGGTCTGTTTGGGCTTTCAGGATTTCAGCCAGTTACGCCGGGACTATGGGGACAAGGAAAGCAAAGTTATCGAAAATACGGTGGGTAATATTTTTTCCGGTCAGGTGGTTTCTGAAACGGCAAAAACGCTTTCAGACCGTTTCGGAAAGGTACTACAAAAACGGCAAAGTATGACTATCAATAGGAATGATAAATCAACCTCAATCAGTACGCAAATGGATAGTTTGATACCACCCAGTAAAATATCCAACTTGACGCAGGGTATGTTCGTGGGTGCGGTCAGTGACAACTTCGATGAACGCATCGAGCAGAAGATTTTTCATTGTGAAATTGTGGTGGATAACGAGCAAGTGAAGCGGGAAACAGCCAATTACAAGAAGCTACCCAAAATCATAGATTTTAGGGACGAGGACGGGAACGACCGGATGCAGGAAGAAATACAGGCAAATTACAACCGGGTCAAGCAGGAAGTTCAGCAGATTGTCACGGACGAAATGGAACGGATAAAGAATGACCCTGACTTGCAGCATCTTATCAAGGTAGAAGAATAAATAACAATAAGTAGGGAGGGATGAATAGATGCTATTTCATCCCTTTTTAAAAAGGTAAACCATTCAAATCCAATTTTTCTGCAATATAATCAACCAGTTTATTGGACAAATCTAATAATTCATTAATCTCACTTTCGGTAATCTCAACAATTTCTCCATCTAATGTTTTCCCATTTCTATGAACAATATTATTTCGCATACCAGTGAGATGTTTTTTTAAATCTTCAAATGCAGGGAAACTTATATTGAAAGCTGAATTGTAATAAACAGATACTTTCTCTAAATTATGATAGTTCAATTTCATTAAAGCTGATTTTACCATTTTATGTTTCTCACTATTGTTTTTTTCAGCTATATCAGGTTCTTTATATCGAGGATGATTAATTATAATATTATCAACATATTCACTGTTTGATTTTGTTAAATTAATAATTGTTTCATATAAAAACAGTTCTAAGGAAGATACAATACTACTATAAATCTGTTTTCTAAATATTTTATCTAATTCTTCAACTCCTAATCTTATTTTATTTAATCTATCAATATTGATTATACTTTGTTGATATTCTTCATGCGAATTTCTATAAGGAGCTGATATGTAAGTATAGTCGTCATAGTCTTGATTGTCTAACTCCCATGAATCAATCCATACTTGATTTCTATCATTAATTCCATTGATTTTTTTTAAAATGTCTTGAGGAGAATCTTTTTTAAAAGATATAATATAGCTATATAAAGTGTCATCATATCCTGTATATTCCTCAATAACAGGTTTTAATGTATCTAATTCATCCGTAGTTATTCCCAAGATACTTGCTAAACGACTGTTGTATTTTTCTTCCAACATATCAAAATAGTATTCTTTCATTATTCCCATATATACTTTTCTGTCAAAATTAAATAAATATAAATATTAGCACGGACACTTGTCGTTTTTTGCTATTATATCTCCAATTGGAGATATAAGCTCTTCTGAGAATTTATCAAAAAAATAAGAATCTAAATGAAAATTTTTCTTATAGTCATCAAGTATATTGCTTTTTTCCATTTTGAAGAAATTGGAAATACCTTCCTTTGCCATTATTTGATAATCAATCTCAAAAGTATCTATTGAAATGATTTTGTATTTGTTTTTTTGAATAATGGAAATATCAATATCTTTCTTTTTTAGATATGCTTCTGCAATCCGAGTTAAGCAATCATTTATGCTTGGGCATCCAGCATACCATTCTTCAAATGTTACCATTATAGGGAAAAAATTTATATTCTCATTATACGGAAGGTTTGTTATTTTATTGCATCTATAATCATTATAAACTTTATATATTTTACCAATTTCTATTCCTAATATGATAATGTCCTTTGTTAAAGTGTCAGGAATTAACTTTATATAATTTTCATCGTTAATTAAATTGTTATCTATAACACAATCTATACTTGTCATATCAAAGCTCCATTGCTTTCTCGATTTAGCCATCAATCGTTTAGCCTTACATTCTATGAAAAGAATATTTTCTGAATCTGAAACAATCCAATCAGATGTTTTGTTATTATCTTTTCCGTATGGAATTTCGGGAGATATGAAATAAGAAGAAGGACTATAATGTTTTATAACTTCTCCTGTGTATTTTTCAAAACTTTTTCCAAAAGGTCCAGAAACATTATTTTGCGGAATGTTTGCAATGTAATATATACCTGAATTTAATTGATTTAATAAATATCTTGGTGATATACAATAGATATTATTGTTATATTCAAAAAGAGGATAGATTATATGTGGAGAATCATTATAGTTAAAAAGTTCTTCGTCTGTATATTTTGTACTTAATTTTGCCATATCCTTGTGTTCCGATAATGTTTTGCAAAATATAGATATAGTTTTTTGAATATTTTCGGCATTAAATGGAGTGCCTTGATAATTCTTTGGAAAAGAGATTAAATGATTAAGGCTAAATGCGAACTGTTGAGTAAATTTTGAATATAGCCAAAAAGCACAAATAACAAAATCTTTATATTTCATATTGATTTTATTCTCAATGACTTCACGAAGCTTTTCATCTTTAAATATCCAATAGTAACGATATGTTTCATATACGATATTCGTTGAGTTTTGTAATTTTGTTTGATTAAAACAGAATGAATGTAACCATGTCCATATATCAGTATCTATCGCATCTTTATTTATTTTTTCTTCTAATTTTGTAAGTTCTACAACTATTCTTAATCTATCTTTAAAATTGCCAAGATAGTATTTACCTTTATTAAAAGTGCAGTATTTTAGAGAGTTAGCGATTAGAAAGTCACATATATTAGGCATAAGAATAACATTATTACTATTCTCTATGTGAGGAAGTCTATAATATCCTATTCCTTTTTCAAGTGCAAGTAAATATTGACGAATAACAAACAGATTATCAATAATATTGTAATCTGTCAACTTGTTTAATATAGGTTTAATTCTTGAAAAATAATCCATTTCACAAAGTGCTTATATAATTAAACAATTTCAAAATATCCTCTTTTCCAGCAATAATTGTGACTAAAGAACTAATAAAACCAGCTAATGCAATAATTCCAGAAATAATATTCCAAAAATTACTATTTATAATACTCCTAACTCGTGACGATGATATGATACCAAACCAATTAAAAAGAAATGGTATGATATTAATTATACTTTTTACTCCTTCTCGAAACCATATAATTGGATTTTTAATTTGCTTTTTTATACAATTTATTCTCTCATTTTGATAACCTATATATCTTAATAAACATTCATCTGTTGAATATATGTCAAACTCCTCAATATCATGATTTCTAAACTTTGGTATTGTATTTAAAATAACTTCTAATTGCGGATATAGTATTGAGCAAATGCAGGTTTATAATCCATCTTTCCAAATCCACTAATTATATTCTGAATATGTTGAGAATTCATAATAAGCCAGTTATATAAGTCAAGAGAGGTTGATTGGTTATTATTACTATTGAATTGATTACAAAATTCTATGAACTTATCTCTATATTCAATTACACTGTTATTATCTTTGATGTATTTGTTAAGACTACATTTTATAGTATTCCAACCCATCAATAATAAAATAATCAATATTATTACGGTTATTATCATATCTACTTTAATTGATGATTATACAAAACGATATTCGCTTTCAAAGATAATAATTTATTGGCAATTATTGATATGCTTGGACAAATAAGGACAAACGAGGACTAATGAAGCCACCTATTCCCAAATCCTTAAATATACTCTATTTCATCCTTACTTTTACTTCCGAAATTTTTATTTACTCACTAAAATTCAAAACATTATGGATGTAAACACAGCCAACCAGTCCACCACTGACGAACAGATGATGGATATTCTTCTTGTACTGGATAAGGAGAAAAAGACAATCAGCGCAGTAAAAGGTGTGGATGAAAACGGGGAACTCCAAACCGTACCGCCGGAGAACAACAGCGAACTTTTGAAATTCGACCGTCACGGTGATTTCTTTTCCAACTTCTTTTCCAACATGATGAACCAGTTGAAGAACCCTACCCGTTTTAACTTCTTCAAAATCCCTAAGATTGAACTTCCCAAAATCGAGCCGATAATCAGGGATAATTTTAATCATCCGACACCTGAAAACGAAGCGGGCATAGAGCGTTATCGGGTGACACCTGAAACCGTGAAGCAGGAAGCGAAGAAAGAACAGCAGGAAACCCAAACCCAACAACCACAGCAGCCAGCTAAAGAAACGGGAGCAACGGCGCAAGCACCGCAGCAACCCGACAAAAGCAAGTATGTGATTGACCCGGATAAAGTGGACTGGGAAGCCTTGAAGAATTTTGGTCTATCCAAAGAACAGCTTGAAAAGGCAAAGGCTTTAGAACCCATGTTAAGGGGGTACAAGTCGCCCGGAGCGTTCACCATTGCAGGTAACTACAATTCAGCCATTATGAAACTGGACGCACGTTTATCTTTCCGGCACGACAAGGACGGGAATGTAGTTTTGGCTATACACGGCATCCGACAAAAGCCGGAACTTGAACGCCCGTTCTTCGGACATGAATTTTCCAAAGAGGATAAAGCCAATCTTCTTGAAACGGGAAACATGGGACGGATAGTAAACCTGAAAAACTATATCACAGGAGAAATGATACCCTCTTTCGTCAGCGTGGATAAGGTAACAAACGAATTGGTTTCCATGCGTGCAAGCAGCGTCCAAATACCGGATGAAATAAAGGGTGTCAAACTGAACAAGGAACAGCAGCAAGCCTTACGGGAAGGAAAAGGGGTATTCCTTGAAAACATGATTTCCAACCGTAAAAATCCCTTTTCCGCAAC encodes the following:
- a CDS encoding DUF3945 domain-containing protein, with the translated sequence MDVNTANQSTTDEQMMDILLVLDKEKKTISAVKGVDENGELQTVPPENNSELLKFDRHGDFFSNFFSNMMNQLKNPTRFNFFKIPKIELPKIEPIIRDNFNHPTPENEAGIERYRVTPETVKQEAKKEQQETQTQQPQQPAKETGATAQAPQQPDKSKYVIDPDKVDWEALKNFGLSKEQLEKAKALEPMLRGYKSPGAFTIAGNYNSAIMKLDARLSFRHDKDGNVVLAIHGIRQKPELERPFFGHEFSKEDKANLLETGNMGRIVNLKNYITGEMIPSFVSVDKVTNELVSMRASSVQIPDEIKGVKLNKEQQQALREGKGVFLENMISNRKNPFSATVQVNADKKSLEFIYPNAKQSQEQGQKQTQQNSLVTSDGVTIPKSISGIELSRQQQQDLVNDKTIFVAGLKDKRGVEYDAYIQVNHDKKKLGFYSDNPSFDRSAVKEITPASKNRTQVAVNSEGKTNEATKKVKEPLKKGQDKPTEKQKTKQDKKEKQEQTDKPKQSRGRKR
- the mobC gene encoding conjugal transfer protein MobC, whose product is MQNEDDLRGLAKVMDFMRAISILFVVINIYWFCYQSFMEWGVNIGVVDKILLNFQRTAGLFSNILYTKLFSVVFLALSCLGTKGVKEEKITWNKIYVFLTIGFILFFLNWWLLVLPLPLAANTALYIFTMTAGYLSLLAAGVWISRLLKNSLMDDVFNLENESFAQETRLIENEYSVNLRSRFYYKKKWNDGWINVVAIFRACIVVGNPGSGKSFCVVNQFIKQQIEKGFAMYLYDYKFPDLSEIAYNHLLNHSDGYKVKPKFYIINFDDPRKSHRCNPINPAFMTDISDAYEASYTIMLNLNRSWITKQGDFFVESPIILLASIIWFLKIYQGGKYCTFPHAIEFLNKKYADTFTILTSYPELENYLSPFMDAWESNAQDQLQGQLASAKIPLSRMISPALYWVMTGDDFSLDINNPEEPKILVVGNNPDRQNIYSCALGLYNSRIVKLINKKHQLKCSVIIDELPTIYFRGLDNLIATARSNKVAVCLGFQDFSQLRRDYGDKESKVIENTVGNIFSGQVVSETAKTLSDRFGKVLQKRQSMTINRNDKSTSISTQMDSLIPPSKISNLTQGMFVGAVSDNFDERIEQKIFHCEIVVDNEQVKRETANYKKLPKIIDFRDEDGNDRMQEEIQANYNRVKQEVQQIVTDEMERIKNDPDLQHLIKVEE